One region of Scophthalmus maximus strain ysfricsl-2021 chromosome 15, ASM2237912v1, whole genome shotgun sequence genomic DNA includes:
- the rpap1 gene encoding RNA polymerase II-associated protein 1 isoform X1, which translates to MQCHVSKACTHHLHQTGMLQRPKPSDSEEDLLREQEQFLTRGALSAANVVRRPDKRRGEAGEGGGGEHNGEDEGRQKDVVTIEDLPDQLPSLTPAPPKKSRFKASRVTFEDEDAGERLDRHDTHISAVLSRIVERDTSSTPISLPAFTGMAFPKVLHRSENSTQVPLPSTGGRKSIFAHQIAAQRLKEGKKPLHRAPESARTPEPREQNLPPETSMDTDHCNAAGPRLVSGQGLGGPDSPGETMRIHKENQTRLQTMSRSEIIEEQKKLLSHLDPRLVEFVRSRKDQSVPSSPSPSKLPEGKSSKGNFPLKNVSRESGSSSAAVLFHKPQEVEMEGEEEEEISPPPAMMVKPQKDWVHMDKLEPEKLEWMRDLPAPRRKGTTKAMEGRFDFAGSLIPPTEDLPTHLGLHHHGDEPERAGYSLQELFLLSRSQIIQQRSLALSTLANIISKARAGEYHSILKGSVMSTLLDAGLLFLLRFALDDSVEGVMSAAVHALKALVVSAEDEECLDCTFSWFRGLAAFPLLPSAQEEQDEEDEGLEESLKETAKEKEERRSDHDVARQDVVKGLLKMKLLPRLRYILEVLRPSPRVVQGVLDILIRFARHSSLSATQVLDCPRLMETVMSEFLPTSWTATSSPHPQSVYGLPQASAMKLLRVLATSGRHACARLLNSLGVRERLCRLLSAELSELLLETTQALRITTEAYRLWAVAAAYGQASDLYLVLYPALVKALQSVQRALNPSDPLLPLQLQRVLALLSFLTQVTHTAGCHQELQAGMVSSQGEECPPPPPVSWGHVTGLQASLLGHLKGFVKSLDNSIPKDSSLTLIPAYLVYLEAYYHQLSRQNCFKPVETLQELEQLTSEVLLPLFSHRVVQDLIRNLGSSSVLCNVQSSHQSPETTPSLPGLACPGWRDRPGLVVPSSPFPLLTSMGLLLQTITGIHKGLSCKFSALLLSEPVIGYLRSCSRATPKLSHTRAWLLRHEHHLLYLLLRLSHRLIPIDVEVAKHASLYHQVALVLLSWLLPGSEFLAHELFSTIIFSKDFISEGHSGGPEAIELGQLKLCEETQHRTSPSLQTVGALLREACVQLPSIRGCFLSQLAHLESSVLVSRDALLGHNPWINSHLLPELTGPTLPSDWPYLPLVSLYERTGLSDGGALTVEELPHGALQVVTHCLQWLLLLEVWREEALKVIPPVAKLARLSCVFLCSSDLFLERPVQKLTWGLFRLMTRPCRLDALDLNVPPPGLASFLDLYSALLAQYEAVSFGDWLFGCWLLLPLQRRYNVTMRLAVFGEHLGMLRSLGVTMEQLSIPIERFTSPPEDSLPLLRLYFRSLLTGTLKLCRCPILYVVALSHVNSFIFSQDAAAQEVEAARHNMLRKIYYLTDMVLKNHLLLFRLPRQHSEFGFDTYDQLPPIRAKRLESVLGRQDSSDDKGD; encoded by the exons GGATGTTGCAGCGTCCCAAGCCAAGTGACTCGGAGGAAGACCTCCTGAGAGAGCAGGAGCAGTTTCTGACACGTGGTGCCCTGTCCGCCGCCAATGTGGTCCGCCGTCCCGACAAGAGGAGAGGCGAGGctggcgagggaggaggaggagaacacaaCGGGGAGGATGAAGGACGTCAGAAGGACGTGGTGACTATAGAAG ATCTTCCAGACCAGCTCCCTTCTCTGACACCAGCACCCCCAAAGAAGTCTCGCTTTAAAGCCAGTCGTGTCACCTTCGAGGATGAGGATGCCGGGGAGAGGCTGGACAGACACGACACTCACATCAGCGCTGTTCTCTCGAGGATTGTT GAGCGAGATACCAGCTCTACTCCAATATCTCTACCGGCATTTACAGGCATGGCTTTCCCCAAAGTGTTACACCGCTCAGAGAACAGCACCCAG GTGCCTCTGCCTTCAActggagggaggaaaagcatcttTGCTCATCAGATCGCAGCTCAGAGACttaaagaaggaaagaagcCATTACACCGTGCACCTGAATCAGCTCGGACACCTGAACCCAGGGAGCAGAACCTCCCTCCTGAGACGAGTATGGATACAGATCACTGTAATGCTGCAG GTCCGAGGCTGGTATCTGGTCAGGGCCTCGGGGGCCCAGATAGCCCCGGAGAGACCATGAGGATCCACAAGGAGAACCAGACCAGACTCCAGACGATGTCTCGGTCTGAGATAATTGAGGAGCAGAAGAAACTCTTATCACATCTTG ATCCGAGACTGGTGGAGTTTGTTAGATCTCGCAAAGACCAGAGTGTcccgtcctctccctccccatccaAACTACCCGAGGGCAAAAGCAGCAAGGGAAATTTTCCTCTTAAAAACGTGAGCAGAGAGTCAGGCTCTTCCAGCGCCGCTGTGTTGTTTCACAAACCACAAGaagtggagatggagggggaggaggaggaggaaatttCACCACCACCTGCTATGATGG TGAAGCCTCAGAAAGATTGGGTCCATATGGATAAGCTGGAGCCAGAGAAGCTGGAATGGATGAGAGATCTGCCTGCACCCAGAAGGAAAGGAACTACGAAG GCCATGGAGGGTCGGTTTGACTTTGCCGGGAGTTTGATCCCGCCCACGGAAGATCTTCCCACTCACCTGGGTCTGCACCATCATGGAGATGAGCCAGAG CGGGCAGGTTACTCCCTGCAGGAACTCTTCTTGCTGTCTCGGAGTCAGATCATCCAGCAGAGGAGTCTCGCCCTAAGCACTTTAGCCAACATCATCTCCaag GCACGAGCTGGAGAATACCACTCCATTCTGAAAGGCAGTGTGATGTCCACTCTCCTCGACGCCGGACTGCTCTTCCTGCTCCGCTTTGCATTGGACGACAGTGTTGAAGGAGTGATGTCTGCAGCCGTGCATGCACTCAAAGCACTTGTAGTGTCTGCAGAAGATGAA GAGTGTTTGGACTGCACCTTCTCCTGGTTTCGTGGCCTGGCTGCCTTCCCTCTGCTGCCGTCTGCCCAGGAGGAacaagatgaggaggatgaagggcTGGAGGAAAGTCTGAAGGAGACAgccaaggagaaggaggagaggaggagtgatcATGATGTCGCCAGGCAGGATGTTGTCAAG ggTCTGCTAAAAATGAAACTGCTCCCGAGGCTACGTTACATCCTTGAGGTGTTGCGACCGTCCCCTCGAGTTGTCCAGGGCGTCCTGGACATCTTGATTCGTTTCGCTAGGCACTCATCCTTGTCTGCCACCCAG GTGTTGGATTGTCCTCGCCTGATGGAGACCGTGATGTCCGAGTTTCTTCCCACCTCTTGGACGGCAACATCTTCGCCTCACCCTCAGTCTGTTTATGGACTCCCACAGGCCAGCGCCATGAAGCTCTTAAGAGTTTTGGCCACCTCTGGCAGACATGCTTGTGCCAGACTG ttaAACTCTTTGGGAGTGAGGGAGCGTTTGTGTCGTCTGCTGAGTGCCGAGCtcagtgagctgctgctggagaccaCCCAGGCTCTCAGGATCACCACTGAGGCCTACAGGCTGTGGGCTGTAGCAGCCGCGTACGGACAGGCCAGCGACTTATATCT agTCCTGTACCCAGCCTTGGTGAAGGCTTTGCAGTCTGTTCAGCGAGCGCTGAACCCCTCAGATCCCCTGTTGCCTCTTCAGCTGCAGCGGGTTCTGGCTCTGCTGTCCTTTctcacacaggtcacacacactgCGGGATGCCATCAGGAGCTACAGGCCGGCATGGTCAG CTCCCAGGGAGAAGagtgcccccctcctcctccagtgtccTGGGGTCATGTCACGGGGTTGCAGGCGTCCTTGTTAGGCCATTTAAAGGGCTTTGTGAAAAGCCTTGATAATTCAATTCCGAAAGACAGCAGCCTCACTCTGATACCAGCGTACCTCGTCTACCTAGAAGCGTATTATCATCAGCTCTCCAGACAG AATTGTTTCAAGCCAGTGGAGACGCTTCAAGAACTGGAGCAGCTCACATCTGAGGTTCTTCTCCCGTTGTTTTCTCACCGTGTTGTGCAGGACCTGATAAGGAACCTCGG GTCGTCCTCAGTATTGTGCAATGTCCAGTCTAGTCATCAGAGCCCAGAGACCACCCCCAGCCTCCCTGGCTTGGCCTGTCCTGGCTGGAGGGATCGTCCCGGGCTGGTCGTCCCCAGCTCCCCCTTCCCTCTTCTCACAAGCATGGGTCTCCTTCTGCAAACGATCACTGGCATCCACAAAGGCCTCAGCTGTAAG TTCAGTGCTCTCCTCCTGTCAGAACCTGTGATTGGATACCTCCGCAGTTGCAGTCGGGCTACACCCAAGCTATCTCACACCAGAGCCTGGCTCCTCCGACATGAACACCACCTCCTCTACCTGCTGCTCAGACTGTCACACAGACTG attCCCATTGATGTGGAAGTAGCAAAACATGCATCACTGTACCACCAGGTGGCGCTGGTTCTGCTGTCCTGGTTATTACCAGGCAGCGAGTTCCTGGCACATGAGCTGTTCTCCACCATCATCTTCAGCAAGGACTTTATATC TGAGGGCCACAGCGGAGGGCCAGAGGCTATAGAGCTGGGGCAGCTGAAGCTCTGTGAGGAAACGCAGCATcgcacctctccctctctccagacTGTTGGTGCTCTCCTCAGAGAAGCATGTGTCCAGCTGCCATCTATCCGGGGCTGCTTCCTCTCTCAGCTGGCCCATCTGGAGTCATCTGTGCTGGTGTCTCGAGACGCTCTCCTCGGCCACAACCCTTGGATCAATTCCCATCTCCTCCCAGAGCTCACCGGTCCCACCCTGCCATCTGATTGGCCCTATCTCCCGCTCGTCAGCCTGTACGAGCGAACAGGGTTGTCTGACGGCGGAGCGTTAACAGTGGAGGAGCTGCCTCATGGGGCTCTGCAGGTGGTGACCCACTGTctgcagtggctgctgctgctggaggtctGGAGAGAGGAAGCTCTAAAG GTGATCCCCCCGGTCGCCAAGCTCGCCCGCCTGTcctgtgtgttcctgtgctCCAGTGACTTGTTCCTGGAGAGACCTGTTCAGAAACTGACCTGGGGTCTGTTCAGACTGATGACCAG gcccTGCAGGCTAGACGCTTTGGACCTGAATGTCCCTCCTCCAGGTTTGGCTTCCTTCCTTGACTTGTATTCAGCCCTTTTGGCTCAGTACGAAGCCGTGTCCTTCGGAGACTGGCTGTTTGGCTGCTGGCTCCTCTTACCCCTGCAGCGGAGGTACAACGTCACCATGAGGCTGGCTGTGTTTGGAGAACATCTCGGGATGCTGAGATCACTGGGAGTAACTATGGAGCAG CTGTCCATCCCTATTGAGCGGTTCACCTCTCCCCCTGaagactctctccctctcctccgtctctacTTCCGCTCCTTGCTAACCGGCACCCTGAAGCTCTGCCGGTGTCCGATCTTGTATGTGGTTGCTTTGTCTCACGTCAACTCCTTCATCTTTTCTCAGGACGCTGCAGCACAG gaGGTTGAAGCAGCTCGACACAATATGCTGAGGAAAATCTACTACCTGACGGATAtg GTGTTGAAGAACCATCTGCTGCTCTTCCGTCTTCCCCGGCAGCATTCAGAGTTTGGGTTCGATACGTACGACCAGTTGCCTCCCATCAGGGCGAAGCGCTTGGAGAGTGTCCTGGGTCGGCAGGACAGCAGTGATGACAAAGGAGACTGA
- the rpap1 gene encoding RNA polymerase II-associated protein 1 isoform X2: MLQRPKPSDSEEDLLREQEQFLTRGALSAANVVRRPDKRRGEAGEGGGGEHNGEDEGRQKDVVTIEDLPDQLPSLTPAPPKKSRFKASRVTFEDEDAGERLDRHDTHISAVLSRIVERDTSSTPISLPAFTGMAFPKVLHRSENSTQVPLPSTGGRKSIFAHQIAAQRLKEGKKPLHRAPESARTPEPREQNLPPETSMDTDHCNAAGPRLVSGQGLGGPDSPGETMRIHKENQTRLQTMSRSEIIEEQKKLLSHLDPRLVEFVRSRKDQSVPSSPSPSKLPEGKSSKGNFPLKNVSRESGSSSAAVLFHKPQEVEMEGEEEEEISPPPAMMVKPQKDWVHMDKLEPEKLEWMRDLPAPRRKGTTKAMEGRFDFAGSLIPPTEDLPTHLGLHHHGDEPERAGYSLQELFLLSRSQIIQQRSLALSTLANIISKARAGEYHSILKGSVMSTLLDAGLLFLLRFALDDSVEGVMSAAVHALKALVVSAEDEECLDCTFSWFRGLAAFPLLPSAQEEQDEEDEGLEESLKETAKEKEERRSDHDVARQDVVKGLLKMKLLPRLRYILEVLRPSPRVVQGVLDILIRFARHSSLSATQVLDCPRLMETVMSEFLPTSWTATSSPHPQSVYGLPQASAMKLLRVLATSGRHACARLLNSLGVRERLCRLLSAELSELLLETTQALRITTEAYRLWAVAAAYGQASDLYLVLYPALVKALQSVQRALNPSDPLLPLQLQRVLALLSFLTQVTHTAGCHQELQAGMVSSQGEECPPPPPVSWGHVTGLQASLLGHLKGFVKSLDNSIPKDSSLTLIPAYLVYLEAYYHQLSRQNCFKPVETLQELEQLTSEVLLPLFSHRVVQDLIRNLGSSSVLCNVQSSHQSPETTPSLPGLACPGWRDRPGLVVPSSPFPLLTSMGLLLQTITGIHKGLSCKFSALLLSEPVIGYLRSCSRATPKLSHTRAWLLRHEHHLLYLLLRLSHRLIPIDVEVAKHASLYHQVALVLLSWLLPGSEFLAHELFSTIIFSKDFISEGHSGGPEAIELGQLKLCEETQHRTSPSLQTVGALLREACVQLPSIRGCFLSQLAHLESSVLVSRDALLGHNPWINSHLLPELTGPTLPSDWPYLPLVSLYERTGLSDGGALTVEELPHGALQVVTHCLQWLLLLEVWREEALKVIPPVAKLARLSCVFLCSSDLFLERPVQKLTWGLFRLMTRPCRLDALDLNVPPPGLASFLDLYSALLAQYEAVSFGDWLFGCWLLLPLQRRYNVTMRLAVFGEHLGMLRSLGVTMEQLSIPIERFTSPPEDSLPLLRLYFRSLLTGTLKLCRCPILYVVALSHVNSFIFSQDAAAQEVEAARHNMLRKIYYLTDMVLKNHLLLFRLPRQHSEFGFDTYDQLPPIRAKRLESVLGRQDSSDDKGD; this comes from the exons ATGTTGCAGCGTCCCAAGCCAAGTGACTCGGAGGAAGACCTCCTGAGAGAGCAGGAGCAGTTTCTGACACGTGGTGCCCTGTCCGCCGCCAATGTGGTCCGCCGTCCCGACAAGAGGAGAGGCGAGGctggcgagggaggaggaggagaacacaaCGGGGAGGATGAAGGACGTCAGAAGGACGTGGTGACTATAGAAG ATCTTCCAGACCAGCTCCCTTCTCTGACACCAGCACCCCCAAAGAAGTCTCGCTTTAAAGCCAGTCGTGTCACCTTCGAGGATGAGGATGCCGGGGAGAGGCTGGACAGACACGACACTCACATCAGCGCTGTTCTCTCGAGGATTGTT GAGCGAGATACCAGCTCTACTCCAATATCTCTACCGGCATTTACAGGCATGGCTTTCCCCAAAGTGTTACACCGCTCAGAGAACAGCACCCAG GTGCCTCTGCCTTCAActggagggaggaaaagcatcttTGCTCATCAGATCGCAGCTCAGAGACttaaagaaggaaagaagcCATTACACCGTGCACCTGAATCAGCTCGGACACCTGAACCCAGGGAGCAGAACCTCCCTCCTGAGACGAGTATGGATACAGATCACTGTAATGCTGCAG GTCCGAGGCTGGTATCTGGTCAGGGCCTCGGGGGCCCAGATAGCCCCGGAGAGACCATGAGGATCCACAAGGAGAACCAGACCAGACTCCAGACGATGTCTCGGTCTGAGATAATTGAGGAGCAGAAGAAACTCTTATCACATCTTG ATCCGAGACTGGTGGAGTTTGTTAGATCTCGCAAAGACCAGAGTGTcccgtcctctccctccccatccaAACTACCCGAGGGCAAAAGCAGCAAGGGAAATTTTCCTCTTAAAAACGTGAGCAGAGAGTCAGGCTCTTCCAGCGCCGCTGTGTTGTTTCACAAACCACAAGaagtggagatggagggggaggaggaggaggaaatttCACCACCACCTGCTATGATGG TGAAGCCTCAGAAAGATTGGGTCCATATGGATAAGCTGGAGCCAGAGAAGCTGGAATGGATGAGAGATCTGCCTGCACCCAGAAGGAAAGGAACTACGAAG GCCATGGAGGGTCGGTTTGACTTTGCCGGGAGTTTGATCCCGCCCACGGAAGATCTTCCCACTCACCTGGGTCTGCACCATCATGGAGATGAGCCAGAG CGGGCAGGTTACTCCCTGCAGGAACTCTTCTTGCTGTCTCGGAGTCAGATCATCCAGCAGAGGAGTCTCGCCCTAAGCACTTTAGCCAACATCATCTCCaag GCACGAGCTGGAGAATACCACTCCATTCTGAAAGGCAGTGTGATGTCCACTCTCCTCGACGCCGGACTGCTCTTCCTGCTCCGCTTTGCATTGGACGACAGTGTTGAAGGAGTGATGTCTGCAGCCGTGCATGCACTCAAAGCACTTGTAGTGTCTGCAGAAGATGAA GAGTGTTTGGACTGCACCTTCTCCTGGTTTCGTGGCCTGGCTGCCTTCCCTCTGCTGCCGTCTGCCCAGGAGGAacaagatgaggaggatgaagggcTGGAGGAAAGTCTGAAGGAGACAgccaaggagaaggaggagaggaggagtgatcATGATGTCGCCAGGCAGGATGTTGTCAAG ggTCTGCTAAAAATGAAACTGCTCCCGAGGCTACGTTACATCCTTGAGGTGTTGCGACCGTCCCCTCGAGTTGTCCAGGGCGTCCTGGACATCTTGATTCGTTTCGCTAGGCACTCATCCTTGTCTGCCACCCAG GTGTTGGATTGTCCTCGCCTGATGGAGACCGTGATGTCCGAGTTTCTTCCCACCTCTTGGACGGCAACATCTTCGCCTCACCCTCAGTCTGTTTATGGACTCCCACAGGCCAGCGCCATGAAGCTCTTAAGAGTTTTGGCCACCTCTGGCAGACATGCTTGTGCCAGACTG ttaAACTCTTTGGGAGTGAGGGAGCGTTTGTGTCGTCTGCTGAGTGCCGAGCtcagtgagctgctgctggagaccaCCCAGGCTCTCAGGATCACCACTGAGGCCTACAGGCTGTGGGCTGTAGCAGCCGCGTACGGACAGGCCAGCGACTTATATCT agTCCTGTACCCAGCCTTGGTGAAGGCTTTGCAGTCTGTTCAGCGAGCGCTGAACCCCTCAGATCCCCTGTTGCCTCTTCAGCTGCAGCGGGTTCTGGCTCTGCTGTCCTTTctcacacaggtcacacacactgCGGGATGCCATCAGGAGCTACAGGCCGGCATGGTCAG CTCCCAGGGAGAAGagtgcccccctcctcctccagtgtccTGGGGTCATGTCACGGGGTTGCAGGCGTCCTTGTTAGGCCATTTAAAGGGCTTTGTGAAAAGCCTTGATAATTCAATTCCGAAAGACAGCAGCCTCACTCTGATACCAGCGTACCTCGTCTACCTAGAAGCGTATTATCATCAGCTCTCCAGACAG AATTGTTTCAAGCCAGTGGAGACGCTTCAAGAACTGGAGCAGCTCACATCTGAGGTTCTTCTCCCGTTGTTTTCTCACCGTGTTGTGCAGGACCTGATAAGGAACCTCGG GTCGTCCTCAGTATTGTGCAATGTCCAGTCTAGTCATCAGAGCCCAGAGACCACCCCCAGCCTCCCTGGCTTGGCCTGTCCTGGCTGGAGGGATCGTCCCGGGCTGGTCGTCCCCAGCTCCCCCTTCCCTCTTCTCACAAGCATGGGTCTCCTTCTGCAAACGATCACTGGCATCCACAAAGGCCTCAGCTGTAAG TTCAGTGCTCTCCTCCTGTCAGAACCTGTGATTGGATACCTCCGCAGTTGCAGTCGGGCTACACCCAAGCTATCTCACACCAGAGCCTGGCTCCTCCGACATGAACACCACCTCCTCTACCTGCTGCTCAGACTGTCACACAGACTG attCCCATTGATGTGGAAGTAGCAAAACATGCATCACTGTACCACCAGGTGGCGCTGGTTCTGCTGTCCTGGTTATTACCAGGCAGCGAGTTCCTGGCACATGAGCTGTTCTCCACCATCATCTTCAGCAAGGACTTTATATC TGAGGGCCACAGCGGAGGGCCAGAGGCTATAGAGCTGGGGCAGCTGAAGCTCTGTGAGGAAACGCAGCATcgcacctctccctctctccagacTGTTGGTGCTCTCCTCAGAGAAGCATGTGTCCAGCTGCCATCTATCCGGGGCTGCTTCCTCTCTCAGCTGGCCCATCTGGAGTCATCTGTGCTGGTGTCTCGAGACGCTCTCCTCGGCCACAACCCTTGGATCAATTCCCATCTCCTCCCAGAGCTCACCGGTCCCACCCTGCCATCTGATTGGCCCTATCTCCCGCTCGTCAGCCTGTACGAGCGAACAGGGTTGTCTGACGGCGGAGCGTTAACAGTGGAGGAGCTGCCTCATGGGGCTCTGCAGGTGGTGACCCACTGTctgcagtggctgctgctgctggaggtctGGAGAGAGGAAGCTCTAAAG GTGATCCCCCCGGTCGCCAAGCTCGCCCGCCTGTcctgtgtgttcctgtgctCCAGTGACTTGTTCCTGGAGAGACCTGTTCAGAAACTGACCTGGGGTCTGTTCAGACTGATGACCAG gcccTGCAGGCTAGACGCTTTGGACCTGAATGTCCCTCCTCCAGGTTTGGCTTCCTTCCTTGACTTGTATTCAGCCCTTTTGGCTCAGTACGAAGCCGTGTCCTTCGGAGACTGGCTGTTTGGCTGCTGGCTCCTCTTACCCCTGCAGCGGAGGTACAACGTCACCATGAGGCTGGCTGTGTTTGGAGAACATCTCGGGATGCTGAGATCACTGGGAGTAACTATGGAGCAG CTGTCCATCCCTATTGAGCGGTTCACCTCTCCCCCTGaagactctctccctctcctccgtctctacTTCCGCTCCTTGCTAACCGGCACCCTGAAGCTCTGCCGGTGTCCGATCTTGTATGTGGTTGCTTTGTCTCACGTCAACTCCTTCATCTTTTCTCAGGACGCTGCAGCACAG gaGGTTGAAGCAGCTCGACACAATATGCTGAGGAAAATCTACTACCTGACGGATAtg GTGTTGAAGAACCATCTGCTGCTCTTCCGTCTTCCCCGGCAGCATTCAGAGTTTGGGTTCGATACGTACGACCAGTTGCCTCCCATCAGGGCGAAGCGCTTGGAGAGTGTCCTGGGTCGGCAGGACAGCAGTGATGACAAAGGAGACTGA